The following coding sequences are from one Euwallacea similis isolate ESF13 chromosome 27, ESF131.1, whole genome shotgun sequence window:
- the LOC136417277 gene encoding O-acyltransferase like protein-like isoform X2 produces the protein MASDYPKMYQMHSYSRCRLLGGSFCLFDFKIAPSQPQENRLSFDRSRLNRMFCIPPDQHPSTEGLRLLREELHKRNISVMVLQHQCEQPGSSLSSKLLFWIFLFATVPKLWKNKPGSDFRRLSALQGVRVLTTCLVVFWHTLFCLSTMFLRDVNQLEQNFQQPLVFYLVFMGAFAVQIFFLMSTLLLTNQVLELRGRHGRISARHCWILVLNRIFRFLPTLAVAIAATRSGVYERTPHAIKLMNMCSENCGKNWWYSLLQITILLDFNQICNPIFWYLSVDTLYYLFTLFMLYSLQDFDFNALKVFGFLIFASIAGFAWYLYVNEYHFLYQPYPEPFKNLLESQEINVVYCPPLASWTSSLVGAALGYFYYHHKGDKNFTINSVATLLFWSGCAAVPTITLHLSTLTYKGPTAALMGAILKPLFVLPLGLGLVAMAFGMGGPLKTILESRFLLITGNVTYCTYVFHSVIVFAKGLFQEELIDYLNSHLIFWVVTDLVGSFALGTVTTVLLEYPGIELQRRILPQIGTSERKLKKN, from the exons ATGGCTTCAG ACTATCCCAAAATGTACCAAATGCACAGTTATTCCCGATGCCGTCTATTGGGAGGCTCTTTCTGCTtatttgactttaaaattGCACCCTCACAGCCGCAA GAGAATCGGCTGTCCTTTGACCGTTCGAGATTGAACCGCATGTTTTGCATCCCCCCCGACCAACATCCTTCAACGGAGGGGCTGCGCCTTCTCCGAGAAGAGCTACACAAGCGCAACATTTCGGTTATGGTGTTGCAGCATCAGTGCGAGCAGCCTGGAAGCTCCTTGTCCTCAAAATTGCTGTTCTGGATTTTCCTATTCGC GACAGTTCCTAAGCTATGGAAAAACAAACCCGGGAGTGACTTTCGAAGGTTGAGCGCTTTACAAGGGGTACGGGTGTTGACCACCTGTTTGGTAGTGTTCTGGCATACACTCTTTTGTCTTAGCACCATGTTTTTGAGGGACGTAAATCAACTAGAACAG AACTTTCAGCAACCTCTGGTCTTCTATTTGGTCTTCATGGGGGCTTTTGCAGTGCAGATCTTCTTCCTTATGTCTACCCTCCTACTCACCAATCAAGTACTGGAGTTGCGCGGGAGGCATGGGAGAATCAGTGCTCGTCATTGCTGGATTCTTGTACTCAACAGAATTTTTCG GTTTCTCCCTACTCTCGCCGTCGCAATAGCGGCCACCAGGAGTGGCGTATATGAGCGCACACCGCACGCGATAAAACTCATGAATATGTGTTCAGAAAACTGCGGAAAGAATTGGTGGTATTCTTTGCTGCAAATCACTATTCTCTTGGATTTTAATCAAATC TGCAATCCAATTTTCTGGTACCTCTCGGTGGACACTCTCTACTACCTCTTCACCCTCTTCATGCTCTACTCTCTGCAAGACTTCGACTTCAACGCCCTGAAAGTTTTTGGATTCCTAATTTTTGCTTCGATTGCGGGCTTTGCCTGGTACTTGTATGTAAACGAGTACCACTTCCTTTACCAGCCCTACCCCGA GCCCTTCAAGAACTTACTGGAATCCCAAGAAATTAACGTCGTCTACTGTCCTCCGTTAGCCAGCTGGACTAGCAGCCTTGTAGGGGCTGCTTTAGGGTACTTTTACTACCACCATAAGGGCGATAAAAACTTCACCATTAACTCT GTGGCAACACTGCTCTTCTGGAGCGGCTGCGCAGCAGTTCCAACGATAACATTGCACCTGTCCACGTTAACCTATAAGGGTCCGACAGCAGCCTTAATGGGGGCCATCTTGAAACCGCTCTTTGTGCTCCCTCTAGGTTTAGGCCTCGTGGCAATGGCCTTTGGAATGGGAG GCCCTTTGAAAACAATTCTAGAATCTAGGTTTCTGCTCATTACCGGTAATGTCACTTATTGCACCTATGTTTTCCATTCTGTGATAGTTTTCGCCAAAGGGCTCTTCCAGGAGGAATTGATCGACTATCTGAACAGCCACTTG
- the LOC136417277 gene encoding O-acyltransferase like protein-like isoform X1, translated as MASDYPKMYQMHSYSRCRLLGGSFCLFDFKIAPSQPQENRLSFDRSRLNRMFCIPPDQHPSTEGLRLLREELHKRNISVMVLQHQCEQPGSSLSSKLLFWIFLFAYVLFVLGSTWSHLKSIRKSESESWWVYEFSLIRTVPKLWKNKPGSDFRRLSALQGVRVLTTCLVVFWHTLFCLSTMFLRDVNQLEQNFQQPLVFYLVFMGAFAVQIFFLMSTLLLTNQVLELRGRHGRISARHCWILVLNRIFRFLPTLAVAIAATRSGVYERTPHAIKLMNMCSENCGKNWWYSLLQITILLDFNQICNPIFWYLSVDTLYYLFTLFMLYSLQDFDFNALKVFGFLIFASIAGFAWYLYVNEYHFLYQPYPEPFKNLLESQEINVVYCPPLASWTSSLVGAALGYFYYHHKGDKNFTINSVATLLFWSGCAAVPTITLHLSTLTYKGPTAALMGAILKPLFVLPLGLGLVAMAFGMGGPLKTILESRFLLITGNVTYCTYVFHSVIVFAKGLFQEELIDYLNSHLIFWVVTDLVGSFALGTVTTVLLEYPGIELQRRILPQIGTSERKLKKN; from the exons ATGGCTTCAG ACTATCCCAAAATGTACCAAATGCACAGTTATTCCCGATGCCGTCTATTGGGAGGCTCTTTCTGCTtatttgactttaaaattGCACCCTCACAGCCGCAA GAGAATCGGCTGTCCTTTGACCGTTCGAGATTGAACCGCATGTTTTGCATCCCCCCCGACCAACATCCTTCAACGGAGGGGCTGCGCCTTCTCCGAGAAGAGCTACACAAGCGCAACATTTCGGTTATGGTGTTGCAGCATCAGTGCGAGCAGCCTGGAAGCTCCTTGTCCTCAAAATTGCTGTTCTGGATTTTCCTATTCGCGTATGTTCTTTTCGTCCTCGGGAGCACTTGGAGTCACTTGAAATCGATTCGAAAGAGTGAAAGTGAGAGCTGGTGGGTATACGAGTTTTCGTTGATCAGGACAGTTCCTAAGCTATGGAAAAACAAACCCGGGAGTGACTTTCGAAGGTTGAGCGCTTTACAAGGGGTACGGGTGTTGACCACCTGTTTGGTAGTGTTCTGGCATACACTCTTTTGTCTTAGCACCATGTTTTTGAGGGACGTAAATCAACTAGAACAG AACTTTCAGCAACCTCTGGTCTTCTATTTGGTCTTCATGGGGGCTTTTGCAGTGCAGATCTTCTTCCTTATGTCTACCCTCCTACTCACCAATCAAGTACTGGAGTTGCGCGGGAGGCATGGGAGAATCAGTGCTCGTCATTGCTGGATTCTTGTACTCAACAGAATTTTTCG GTTTCTCCCTACTCTCGCCGTCGCAATAGCGGCCACCAGGAGTGGCGTATATGAGCGCACACCGCACGCGATAAAACTCATGAATATGTGTTCAGAAAACTGCGGAAAGAATTGGTGGTATTCTTTGCTGCAAATCACTATTCTCTTGGATTTTAATCAAATC TGCAATCCAATTTTCTGGTACCTCTCGGTGGACACTCTCTACTACCTCTTCACCCTCTTCATGCTCTACTCTCTGCAAGACTTCGACTTCAACGCCCTGAAAGTTTTTGGATTCCTAATTTTTGCTTCGATTGCGGGCTTTGCCTGGTACTTGTATGTAAACGAGTACCACTTCCTTTACCAGCCCTACCCCGA GCCCTTCAAGAACTTACTGGAATCCCAAGAAATTAACGTCGTCTACTGTCCTCCGTTAGCCAGCTGGACTAGCAGCCTTGTAGGGGCTGCTTTAGGGTACTTTTACTACCACCATAAGGGCGATAAAAACTTCACCATTAACTCT GTGGCAACACTGCTCTTCTGGAGCGGCTGCGCAGCAGTTCCAACGATAACATTGCACCTGTCCACGTTAACCTATAAGGGTCCGACAGCAGCCTTAATGGGGGCCATCTTGAAACCGCTCTTTGTGCTCCCTCTAGGTTTAGGCCTCGTGGCAATGGCCTTTGGAATGGGAG GCCCTTTGAAAACAATTCTAGAATCTAGGTTTCTGCTCATTACCGGTAATGTCACTTATTGCACCTATGTTTTCCATTCTGTGATAGTTTTCGCCAAAGGGCTCTTCCAGGAGGAATTGATCGACTATCTGAACAGCCACTTG